From the genome of Pelmatolapia mariae isolate MD_Pm_ZW linkage group LG12, Pm_UMD_F_2, whole genome shotgun sequence, one region includes:
- the creb3l3l gene encoding cAMP responsive element binding protein 3-like 3 like, which translates to MSIAEDLPDMDGADLFGLLFHDGENGSTEPFFPDGNGLIESWLSEQDMLPDMDTEDFLSSLLDGEDNTETISPSHSPLGSDSGISDDSSSGAGNNNHVGCPSPHSSDSDVVPSPSYSQPSPVHSDLAMTYSEAQTESFEALTVQADHSYSLLQSGGRDMDVLQSVRAEKPDTDVFIDLDDFVTEAMEEDVSSELPCTLAIEDSVQDTTESIKEDQFQFKDIVLTEEEKRLLAKEGVTIPQHMPLTKAEERTLKRIRRKIRNKQSAQESRKKKKVYVDGLENRVAICTAHNLELQKKVQMLQKQNMSLIEQLRKLQAIVKMSTMKASTTSTCVMVFLLSFCLIIFPSVNPFGGNTQTKELYTPSSIVSRSLRSLPAESTDAVSPSEAKEGLLVHQVEVDNVKAIFAGGQKNHTPDYERVEQPDSETGVNSNSSADFPSPAQAAEMKQGPAGALQEGSINGVVASAVAYNAKASKDAWIDRNPPSVILQQHRSDEM; encoded by the exons ATGTCAATAGCAGAAGATCTTCCGGACATGGATGGAGCAGACCTGTTTGGACTGCTGTTCCATGATGGAGAGAATGGATCCACTGAGCCCTTCTTTCCTGATGggaatgggctcattgagtcaTGGCTGTCTGAACAAGAT ATGCTGCCAGATATGGATACTGAAGATTTTCTTTCCAGCTTGTTAGATGGAGAGGACAACACGGAGACcatctctccctcccattctccACTGGGCAGCGACAGTGGCATTTCAGATGACAGCAGCTCCGGGGCTGGAAATAACAACCATGTTGGATGCCCCAGTCCTCATAGCAGTGATAGTGATGTTGTGCCCAGTCCCAGCTATTCCCAACCCAGCCCGGTGCACTCCGACCTTGCCATGACATATTCAGAGGCACAAACAGAAAGCTTTGAGGCCTTAACAGTCCAAGCAGATCACAGCTACTCTCTGCTGCAGAGCGGAGGGAGGGATATGGACGTGCTGCAGAGTGTGAGGGCAGAGAAGCCAGATACAGATGTCTTCATTGATCTGG ATGACTTTGTGACTGAGGCGATGGAGGAGGATGTCAGCAGTGAGCTGCCTTGCACTTTGGCCATAGAGGACTCGGTACAAGATACAACAGAGTCCATCAAAGAAGACCAG TTCCAGTTTAAAGATATTGTGCTCACTGAGGAGGAGAAGCGGCTTTTGGCAAAAGAAGGAGTAACCATTCCCCAACACATGCCCCTCACTAAG GCAGAGGAGAGGACTTTGAAGAGGATCAGAAGGAAGATCCGCAACAAGCAGTCTGCTCAGGAGAGCcgcaagaagaagaaggtgtATGTTGATGGACTGGAAAACAG GGTGGCCATCTGCACTGCACACAACCTGGAACTACAGAAGAAAGTCCAAATGCTGCAGAAACAGAACAT gtCGTTGATTGAACAACTGAGAAAACTTCAGGCTATAGTGAAGATGTCAACCATGAAGGCCAGCACAACCAGCACTTGTGTTATG GTTTTCCTGCTCTCCTTCTGTCTGATCATCTTCCCATCAGTCAATCCGTTTGGTGGAAACACCCAAACAAAGGAGCTCTACACGCCCTCCTCAA TCGTCTCCAGGAGCCTGCGATCACTGCCAGCTGAAAGCACAGATGCCGTATCCCCCTCTGAGGCCAAAGAAGGTTTGTTAGTTCACCAAGTAGAGGTGGATAATGTTAAAGCCATCTTTGCGGGTGGTCAGAAGAATCACACTCCTGACTACGAGAGGGTGGAACAACCTGATTCAGAAACGGGCGTCAATAGCAACTCTTCGGCAGACTTCCCGAGTCCTGCTCAGGCAGCAGAGATGAAGCAGGGGCCAGCCGGGGCATTACAGGAAGGATCCATCAATGGTGTAGTGGCGTCTGCTGTCGCATATAATGCAAAAGCTTCCAAGGACGCCTGGATAGACCGGAATCCTCCGTCTGTCATATTACAGCAGCACCGCTCTGATGAGATGTAG
- the gadd45ga gene encoding growth arrest and DNA-damage-inducible, gamma a: MTLEEIHGQENTMENADRVQSAGAALEELLIAAKKQDYLTVGVYESAKVMNVDPDSVAFCILATDEEYECDIALQIHFTLIQAFCFDNDINVVRVNDIDRLADLVGADETGEPKDAHCILVTSPSANPWKDPALDKLSVFCEERRSVYDWVPTITLPER, encoded by the exons ATGACTCTGGAAGAGATTCACGGACAAGAGAACACAATGGAAAACGCTGATAG gGTGCAAAGTGCAGGCGCAGCCCTGGAGGAGCTGCTGATCGCTGCTAAGAAGCAGGACTACCTGACAGTTGGAGTTTACGAATCTGCCAAAGTCATGAATGT TGACCCAGACAGCGTGGCGTTTTGCATTCTAGCCACCGATGAGGAATACGAGTGTGACATTGCTCTTCAGATCCACTTCACTCTCATCCAGGCTTTCTGCTTTGACAACGACATCAACGTGGTGCGTGTCAATGATATCGACCGCCTTGCCGACCTCGTGGGTGCAGATGAAACCGGCGAGCCCAAGGACGCACACTGCATTCTTGTCACG AGCCCTAGTGCAAACCCATGGAAAGATCCTGCTCTGGACAAGCTGAGTGTGTTCTGTGAGGAAAGGCGCAGTGTGTATGACTGGGTGCCCACTATCACACTCCCAGAGCGCTGA